A window from Gossypium raimondii isolate GPD5lz chromosome 7, ASM2569854v1, whole genome shotgun sequence encodes these proteins:
- the LOC105802955 gene encoding transcriptional regulator STERILE APETALA isoform X2, producing the protein MMCVQVCSTWQAVSRSDPLWHRLTTVIWGRTHRMHASWREEYVYRHQTAQNFRAGRSFYHTLHFDPASVDNPDGLTCRCLTLSDTHLACGFADGTVRLFDLSTRQLVGTFHPHHRDRFGRFSRAVSGIVISDPRIIFATLDGDIHVAIIDGEPLARTAHLGNVVNDGALVDFTGCGRWWVGLYAGVPGRALHIWDGNTEELAFVNTNLTDPEAVMGWHTLTELTETIGRVRVTGQESAVACTSLRYMVVDLRNPEFPLHDREWRRRLTVTSLDTNGEAFIMVDNRGLAIVRRVDTLEEVCRFNTRNVNVMGCMNLGYALMCAAGVVRVWEIEHGQHLYSLNQNVEEVNAMVADDRHVAAAGSDTGIHLWDFGAQ; encoded by the coding sequence ATGATGTGCGTGCAGGTTTGTTCCACGTGGCAAGCTGTCTCTCGCTCTGATCCACTGTGGCACCGTCTCACAACAGTTATATGGGGCCGGACCCACCGTATGCACGCCTCGTGGCGTGAGGAATACGTTTACCGTCATCAAACGGCTCAGAATTTTCGTGCTGGGAGATCATTTTACCACACCCTCCACTTCGATCCCGCCAGTGTGGACAACCCGGATGGACTGACGTGTCGCTGCCTTACCTTGTCTGATACCCACCTCGCTTGCGGCTTTGCCGATGGTACCGTGAGGCTTTTCGACCTCTCTACTCGTCAACTGGTCGGAACCTTCCACCCGCACCACCGTGATCGTTTCGGCCGCTTTTCACGTGCCGTATCTGGCATTGTGATCTCGGACCCCAGAATAATATTCGCCACGTTGGATGGAGACATCCACGTAGCGATCATTGACGGAGAGCCCCTTGCTCGCACGGCCCATTTGGGCAACGTCGTGAACGACGGTGCATTGGTGGACTTCACCGGATGTGGGCGATGGTGGGTGGGGCTTTATGCAGGCGTTCCGGGTCGGGCACTCCACATTTGGGACGGTAACACTGAAGAGCTAGCCTTCGTAAACACAAATCTGACTGACCCAGAAGCCGTGATGGGGTGGCACACGTTGACTGAGTTGACTGAAACTATCGGCCGAGTTAGGGTGACGGGTCAGGAATCGGCGGTCGCATGCACGAGTTTAAGGTACATGGTTGTGGACTTGAGAAACCCGGAGTTTCCATTACACGACCGGGAGTGGAGGAGAAGGCTTACAGTGACGTCGTTGGACACCAATGGCGAGGCATTCATCATGGTGGATAACCGTGGGTTGGCAATCGTCCGCCGGGTAGATACACTAGAGGAGGTGTGCAGATTCAACACGAGGAACGTCAACGTCATGGGTTGCATGAACCTAGGGTACGCGCTAATGTGCGCCGCGGGTGTAGTAAGGGTGTGGGAAATAGAGCACGGTCAACACTTGTATAGTTTGAACCAGAACGTAGAGGAAGTCAACGCCATGGTGGCAGATGATCGGCACGTGGCAGCAGCGGGTAGTGACACGGGGATACATCTGTGGGATTTTGGTGCACAGTAG
- the LOC105802955 gene encoding transcriptional regulator STERILE APETALA isoform X1: MSSSLSSSSSSSEDANGNSGRRGVGDFGAPSLTRRRANNEIWPGPFVEDLVVQVAIDASCSFGRLAVAAALANVFQVCSTWQAVSRSDPLWHRLTTVIWGRTHRMHASWREEYVYRHQTAQNFRAGRSFYHTLHFDPASVDNPDGLTCRCLTLSDTHLACGFADGTVRLFDLSTRQLVGTFHPHHRDRFGRFSRAVSGIVISDPRIIFATLDGDIHVAIIDGEPLARTAHLGNVVNDGALVDFTGCGRWWVGLYAGVPGRALHIWDGNTEELAFVNTNLTDPEAVMGWHTLTELTETIGRVRVTGQESAVACTSLRYMVVDLRNPEFPLHDREWRRRLTVTSLDTNGEAFIMVDNRGLAIVRRVDTLEEVCRFNTRNVNVMGCMNLGYALMCAAGVVRVWEIEHGQHLYSLNQNVEEVNAMVADDRHVAAAGSDTGIHLWDFGAQ; encoded by the exons ATGTCTTCTTcgttatcatcatcatcatcatcttctgaAGATGCCAATGGGAATAGTGGAAGAAGGGGTGTTGGTGATTTCGGAGCACCGTCTTTGACTCGTAGACGTGCCAATAACGAAATCTGGCCAGGCCCTTTTGTTGAAGATCTTGTTGTCCAAGTTGCCATTGATGCTTCCTGTTCTTTTGGCCGCCTGGCAGTTGCTGCTGCACTTGCCAATGTGTTTCag GTTTGTTCCACGTGGCAAGCTGTCTCTCGCTCTGATCCACTGTGGCACCGTCTCACAACAGTTATATGGGGCCGGACCCACCGTATGCACGCCTCGTGGCGTGAGGAATACGTTTACCGTCATCAAACGGCTCAGAATTTTCGTGCTGGGAGATCATTTTACCACACCCTCCACTTCGATCCCGCCAGTGTGGACAACCCGGATGGACTGACGTGTCGCTGCCTTACCTTGTCTGATACCCACCTCGCTTGCGGCTTTGCCGATGGTACCGTGAGGCTTTTCGACCTCTCTACTCGTCAACTGGTCGGAACCTTCCACCCGCACCACCGTGATCGTTTCGGCCGCTTTTCACGTGCCGTATCTGGCATTGTGATCTCGGACCCCAGAATAATATTCGCCACGTTGGATGGAGACATCCACGTAGCGATCATTGACGGAGAGCCCCTTGCTCGCACGGCCCATTTGGGCAACGTCGTGAACGACGGTGCATTGGTGGACTTCACCGGATGTGGGCGATGGTGGGTGGGGCTTTATGCAGGCGTTCCGGGTCGGGCACTCCACATTTGGGACGGTAACACTGAAGAGCTAGCCTTCGTAAACACAAATCTGACTGACCCAGAAGCCGTGATGGGGTGGCACACGTTGACTGAGTTGACTGAAACTATCGGCCGAGTTAGGGTGACGGGTCAGGAATCGGCGGTCGCATGCACGAGTTTAAGGTACATGGTTGTGGACTTGAGAAACCCGGAGTTTCCATTACACGACCGGGAGTGGAGGAGAAGGCTTACAGTGACGTCGTTGGACACCAATGGCGAGGCATTCATCATGGTGGATAACCGTGGGTTGGCAATCGTCCGCCGGGTAGATACACTAGAGGAGGTGTGCAGATTCAACACGAGGAACGTCAACGTCATGGGTTGCATGAACCTAGGGTACGCGCTAATGTGCGCCGCGGGTGTAGTAAGGGTGTGGGAAATAGAGCACGGTCAACACTTGTATAGTTTGAACCAGAACGTAGAGGAAGTCAACGCCATGGTGGCAGATGATCGGCACGTGGCAGCAGCGGGTAGTGACACGGGGATACATCTGTGGGATTTTGGTGCACAGTAG